In the genome of Flavobacterium panacagri, one region contains:
- a CDS encoding aspartate-semialdehyde dehydrogenase, which yields MRIAVVGATGMVGEVMLKVLAERNFPVTELIPVASERSVGKEIEYKGTKYKVVGLQTAVDMKADIAVFSAGGDTSLEWAPKFAAAGTTVIDNSSAWRMDPTKKLVVPEINAAVLTKEDKIIANPNCSTIQMVMALAPLHKKYNIKRIIVSTYQSITGTGVKAVKQLENEYAGVQGDMAYKYPIHRNAIPHCDSFEDNGYTKEEMKLVRETQKILADNTIRVTATAVRVPVVGGHSEAVNVEFTNDFDVNEVREILHHTDGVTVQDNLDTFTYPMPLYAEGKNDVFVGRIRRDESQPNTLNMWIVADNLRKGAATNTIQIAEYLIQAGLV from the coding sequence ATGAGAATTGCAGTCGTTGGTGCTACCGGAATGGTTGGCGAAGTAATGCTTAAAGTTTTAGCGGAAAGAAATTTTCCAGTTACAGAATTAATTCCTGTTGCTTCTGAAAGATCAGTAGGAAAAGAAATCGAATATAAAGGAACAAAATATAAAGTAGTTGGTTTACAGACAGCAGTAGATATGAAAGCAGATATTGCCGTTTTCTCTGCCGGAGGAGATACTTCTTTGGAATGGGCTCCAAAATTTGCTGCTGCAGGAACTACTGTAATTGATAATTCATCTGCATGGAGAATGGATCCTACTAAAAAATTGGTAGTTCCAGAAATCAATGCTGCTGTTTTAACTAAAGAAGACAAAATCATTGCTAATCCAAACTGTTCTACAATTCAGATGGTGATGGCTTTAGCGCCTTTGCACAAAAAATACAATATCAAAAGAATCATTGTTTCTACTTACCAATCGATTACAGGAACTGGTGTAAAAGCGGTAAAACAATTAGAAAATGAGTACGCAGGAGTTCAAGGTGATATGGCTTACAAATATCCAATTCACAGAAATGCAATTCCTCACTGCGACAGTTTTGAAGATAACGGATATACTAAAGAAGAAATGAAATTAGTTCGTGAAACTCAAAAAATTCTTGCTGATAACACGATTAGAGTTACGGCTACAGCGGTTCGTGTTCCTGTTGTAGGCGGACATAGCGAAGCAGTAAATGTTGAGTTTACAAATGATTTTGATGTAAATGAAGTTCGCGAAATCTTACACCATACAGATGGTGTAACGGTACAAGATAATTTAGATACCTTTACTTATCCAATGCCATTATATGCTGAAGGTAAAAATGATGTTTTTGTTGGAAGAATTCGTCGTGACGAAAGCCAGCCAAATACTTTAAATATGTGGATTGTTGCTGATAACTTAAGAAAAGGTGCTGCTACAAACACCATCCAAATCGCTGAATATTTAATTCAAGCAGGTTTGGTATAA
- a CDS encoding SMI1/KNR4 family protein, whose protein sequence is MPFPIDVKYIIETEEQLEIQFPPLFKQKMMEENGGEASTEYDDWNLYPFFDQSDKKRISRTCNHIVLETKQARKWNNFPSTAIAIASNGCGDQLVLIPMDNDSKKLSESIYFWYHETGALEKVAENIKELIAE, encoded by the coding sequence ATGCCGTTTCCGATAGATGTCAAATACATAATTGAAACAGAAGAGCAATTAGAGATTCAATTTCCGCCTTTATTCAAACAAAAAATGATGGAAGAGAATGGAGGAGAAGCTTCAACAGAATATGATGATTGGAATTTGTATCCATTTTTTGATCAGAGCGATAAAAAAAGAATAAGCAGAACCTGCAACCATATTGTTTTAGAAACGAAACAGGCGAGAAAATGGAACAACTTTCCCTCCACAGCAATTGCTATTGCAAGCAATGGATGCGGCGATCAATTAGTTCTTATTCCGATGGATAATGACAGCAAAAAGTTGAGTGAATCAATTTACTTCTGGTATCATGAAACTGGAGCATTGGAGAAAGTGGCTGAAAACATAAAGGAATTAATAGCGGAATAA
- a CDS encoding NifU family protein, translating into MTTEELTNNVLLALDEIRPFLKSDGGDISLISIEDDKHVKVRLEGACISCSVNQMTLKAGVETTIKKYAPQIETVVNIM; encoded by the coding sequence ATGACAACAGAAGAATTAACAAATAATGTTTTATTGGCCTTAGACGAGATAAGACCATTTTTGAAATCAGACGGTGGAGATATTTCATTGATTTCGATTGAAGATGATAAACATGTAAAAGTTCGCTTAGAAGGAGCTTGCATTAGCTGCAGCGTTAATCAAATGACTTTGAAAGCCGGAGTTGAAACCACAATAAAAAAATATGCGCCACAAATTGAAACTGTGGTAAATATCATGTAA
- a CDS encoding 2Fe-2S iron-sulfur cluster-binding protein gives MDVLIKIKDREGVIHELQAPTDMAMNIMELCKAYELPVEGTCGGMAMCASCQCYVLNDVALPEMGDDEEAMLSEAFYVKSNSRLGCQIPITEDLEGLELELAPEY, from the coding sequence ATGGATGTATTAATAAAGATTAAAGATCGAGAAGGAGTTATACACGAATTACAGGCTCCTACTGATATGGCAATGAATATAATGGAGTTATGCAAAGCATACGAACTTCCTGTTGAAGGAACTTGCGGCGGAATGGCCATGTGTGCTTCCTGCCAATGTTATGTTCTAAATGATGTTGCATTACCAGAAATGGGAGACGATGAAGAAGCAATGCTTTCTGAAGCATTTTATGTGAAGTCTAATAGCCGTTTAGGATGTCAAATTCCAATTACTGAAGATTTAGAAGGATTGGAGTTAGAATTGGCTCCAGAATATTAA
- the mscL gene encoding large conductance mechanosensitive channel protein MscL codes for MGFFSEFKEFAMKGNVVDLAVGVIIGAAFGKIVSSFIEDVITPLLLKPALDAANLSTIEQLTAFGGVKYGLFLSAVINFIIVAFVLFLIIKAMNHAKKKDVAPPPPAGPTQEELLIQIRDLLKNK; via the coding sequence ATGGGATTTTTTTCAGAATTTAAGGAATTTGCAATGAAAGGCAACGTAGTCGATTTGGCTGTCGGTGTAATTATTGGAGCAGCTTTTGGTAAGATCGTCAGTTCATTTATTGAAGATGTAATTACGCCATTGTTGTTGAAACCAGCTTTAGATGCTGCGAACTTGTCGACAATTGAACAATTAACCGCTTTTGGAGGTGTAAAGTACGGATTGTTTCTATCGGCAGTAATTAACTTTATTATCGTTGCTTTTGTTTTATTTCTGATTATTAAAGCGATGAACCACGCTAAAAAGAAAGATGTTGCACCGCCACCTCCAGCTGGGCCAACTCAAGAAGAATTATTGATACAGATTAGAGATTTATTGAAAAATAAATAA
- a CDS encoding Mrp/NBP35 family ATP-binding protein, which produces MKLDRKEILKALETITIAGEGKNMVESGAVTNVITFGDEAVVDLVLHTPAMHIKKRAEDDIKKTIHELISPDAKVKVNIKVESPEKPEIKGRAIPGIKNIIAVASGKGGVGKSTVTANLAVTLAKMGFKVGVLDADIYGPSMPIMFDVENEKPVSITVDGKSKMKPIESYEIKMLSIGFFTAPSQAVIWRGPMAAKALNQMIFDADWGELDFMLLDLPPGTGDIHLSIMQSLPITGAVVVSTPQAVALADAKKGVAMFMQDNINVPVLGIIENMAYFTPEELPENKYYIFGQEGAKNLAQDLEVPFLGEVPIVQSIREAGDYGRPAALQTASPIEKVFEEITRNVVQETVNRNESLPATEAIKITTMAGCSAVKKN; this is translated from the coding sequence ATGAAACTAGATAGAAAAGAAATTCTGAAAGCATTAGAAACCATTACTATTGCTGGAGAAGGAAAAAATATGGTTGAAAGCGGCGCTGTAACCAATGTGATTACTTTTGGCGATGAAGCTGTTGTTGACCTTGTATTGCATACTCCTGCAATGCACATCAAAAAAAGAGCAGAAGATGATATTAAGAAAACAATTCACGAATTAATATCTCCTGATGCAAAAGTTAAAGTAAATATTAAAGTAGAATCTCCAGAGAAACCTGAAATTAAAGGTCGTGCAATTCCTGGAATCAAAAATATTATTGCTGTTGCTTCTGGAAAAGGTGGAGTAGGAAAATCTACTGTAACAGCAAATTTAGCGGTAACGCTTGCAAAAATGGGCTTTAAAGTTGGTGTTTTGGATGCTGATATTTATGGTCCTTCAATGCCGATTATGTTCGATGTTGAAAACGAAAAACCAGTTTCTATCACAGTTGACGGAAAATCAAAAATGAAACCTATTGAAAGCTACGAAATCAAAATGCTTTCTATCGGATTCTTTACTGCTCCAAGTCAAGCAGTAATCTGGAGAGGTCCAATGGCTGCAAAAGCATTAAACCAAATGATTTTTGATGCAGATTGGGGAGAATTGGATTTCATGCTTCTTGATTTACCTCCTGGAACTGGAGATATTCACTTATCTATCATGCAGTCACTTCCTATTACTGGAGCTGTAGTAGTAAGTACGCCACAAGCCGTAGCTCTAGCAGATGCTAAAAAAGGAGTGGCAATGTTTATGCAGGATAATATCAATGTTCCTGTTCTAGGAATTATTGAAAACATGGCATACTTTACGCCAGAAGAATTACCTGAAAATAAATATTATATCTTTGGACAAGAAGGCGCTAAAAACTTGGCACAAGATTTAGAAGTTCCATTTTTAGGAGAAGTTCCAATTGTACAATCTATTCGTGAGGCTGGAGATTACGGTCGTCCGGCAGCATTACAAACTGCTTCACCAATAGAAAAAGTATTTGAAGAAATTACTCGTAATGTGGTGCAGGAAACCGTAAACAGAAACGAAAGTTTACCAGCAACTGAAGCCATTAAAATTACAACTATGGCGGGTTGTTCAGCAGTTAAAAAAAATTAA